From Rhodovastum atsumiense, a single genomic window includes:
- a CDS encoding methyl-accepting chemotaxis protein, giving the protein MVVESGVLPGCDGRTQDDLNLLGRAVRRSFRALDNVRLTVISTITSYLTVLVFLVGLVATVLTMQNIVGIAATWRDFDTGLGRRLDLFADLRGHLGYGGLAQHWAAWRAGDPAARQRVAHDIEELRAIPPAWLGARPGAEEQQALAEVMRRVEGYERALAAGTDAAGDDTAAERALERIAAILRHERATGAAGVEDAMWRLGATVSGVMAFSAVLLVGLTVFFFWFTRIRVVAPVRAAAAAMLALAGGDTAVAVPFTDKTDEMGDIARTVEIFKRNAIERNRLQQEHAQAGHRIAAQRRQEMLRIASALEERLHGVVAAVRKEANAIHGFADALTANARHTEQQSAVVAASTRDASDSVVSASSAGAELTQSVHEISRQVAQAAEVAHQAAAEAQSAHATILELNAAAQRIGDIVQLIDAIAGQTNMLALNATIESARVGESGKGFAVVANEVKALARQTGGATEQIRTQVGGMQERALETVRTMESIAETIRRVDEMSTIIAGAVEQQGAATAAIAGNLETASASTRLVTGSISGVAEDAVGTGRMAREVFGVATSLVQEITMLEETVRGFLAEIRAGAAGQQEADHAEAA; this is encoded by the coding sequence ATGGTGGTGGAGAGCGGCGTCTTGCCCGGGTGCGACGGGCGGACCCAGGATGATCTCAATCTTCTCGGCCGTGCCGTGCGCCGCAGCTTCCGGGCGCTCGACAATGTCCGGCTGACGGTCATCAGCACCATCACGTCGTACCTGACCGTCCTGGTGTTCCTGGTGGGGCTGGTCGCCACTGTCCTGACCATGCAGAACATCGTCGGCATCGCCGCGACCTGGCGGGATTTCGACACCGGCCTCGGCCGTCGCCTCGACCTGTTCGCCGATCTGCGCGGCCATCTCGGCTATGGCGGGCTCGCGCAGCACTGGGCCGCCTGGCGGGCCGGCGACCCGGCGGCGCGGCAACGGGTCGCGCATGACATCGAGGAACTGCGCGCCATCCCGCCGGCCTGGCTCGGCGCCCGTCCCGGCGCGGAGGAGCAACAGGCGCTGGCCGAGGTGATGCGCCGCGTCGAGGGCTATGAGCGGGCGCTGGCGGCGGGGACGGACGCCGCGGGCGACGACACCGCGGCGGAACGCGCGCTGGAACGCATCGCCGCCATCCTCCGCCACGAGCGTGCCACCGGCGCGGCCGGGGTGGAGGACGCGATGTGGCGGCTCGGCGCCACGGTCAGTGGCGTGATGGCCTTCTCGGCGGTGCTGCTGGTCGGGCTGACCGTGTTCTTCTTCTGGTTCACCCGCATCCGCGTCGTCGCCCCGGTGCGCGCGGCCGCTGCCGCCATGCTCGCGCTGGCTGGCGGCGACACCGCCGTCGCGGTGCCCTTCACCGACAAGACCGACGAGATGGGCGACATCGCCCGCACCGTCGAGATCTTCAAGCGCAACGCCATCGAGCGCAACCGGCTGCAGCAGGAACACGCCCAGGCCGGGCACCGTATCGCCGCGCAGCGCCGCCAGGAGATGCTGCGCATCGCCAGCGCCCTGGAGGAACGGCTGCACGGCGTGGTCGCCGCGGTGCGCAAGGAAGCAAACGCCATCCACGGCTTCGCCGATGCCCTGACGGCCAACGCGCGCCACACCGAGCAGCAGAGCGCCGTCGTCGCCGCCTCCACCCGCGACGCCAGCGACAGCGTGGTCTCGGCCTCGAGCGCGGGGGCGGAGCTGACGCAGTCGGTGCACGAGATCTCGCGGCAGGTGGCGCAGGCGGCCGAGGTGGCGCACCAGGCGGCGGCGGAGGCGCAATCCGCCCATGCCACGATCCTGGAGCTGAACGCGGCGGCGCAGCGGATCGGCGACATCGTGCAACTGATCGACGCCATCGCCGGCCAGACCAACATGCTCGCGCTGAACGCCACCATCGAAAGCGCGCGGGTGGGCGAGTCCGGCAAGGGCTTCGCCGTCGTCGCCAACGAGGTGAAGGCGCTGGCGCGGCAGACCGGCGGCGCCACCGAGCAGATCAGGACCCAGGTCGGCGGTATGCAGGAACGCGCGCTGGAAACGGTCCGGACCATGGAGAGCATCGCCGAAACCATCCGCCGCGTCGACGAGATGTCCACCATCATCGCCGGCGCGGTCGAGCAGCAGGGTGCGGCCACCGCCGCGATCGCCGGCAACCTGGAGACGGCCTCGGCCAGCACCCGGCTGGTCACCGGCAGCATCTCCGGCGTCGCCGAGGATGCCGTCGGCACCGGCCGCATGGCCCGCGAGGTGTTCGGCGTCGCCACGTCGCTGGTGCAGGAGATCACCATGCTGGAGGAAACGGTCCGGGGCTTCCTCGCCGAGATCCGCGCCGGTGCCGCCGGGCAGCAGGAGGCGGACCATGCGGAAGCCGCGTAG
- a CDS encoding 2-hydroxyacyl-CoA dehydratase family protein, whose protein sequence is MSDVIERRSSGIPGDTTGFHQAVHSPGLAALDEIAATYSLENIHQLAEAGRQVIWGGRSWESPLVFACDTIPVAHDQLWATDSRRSEATAEDHFQVPGEFCSMIKAMIGRLHADRDRHIKKVLHFGSGCEPVNAVFELARRDGYDIHTIETVSAFTPEEKRPHAVAFLVRELHRVAVWLTGRPADEDRVAEEIRRKNSVIRKVKHLVELRAVHPFYVSASRTRQIFMGSMHGYGDLDAFGAALDLLIGELEALEPLPLPPSYIPLVIAGGVGNQRILDAIEESHGVIVGWVMNGTYEYREDVPPLESLAHYVLDAQGRGDLGEAVGASVSYRRTLVEEAVRRTGARGIVSASLIGCPYASMMQQLERDHFKQIGVPLIAIDTDVHREPPTEEQITRIKAFMEMLA, encoded by the coding sequence ATGAGCGATGTGATTGAGCGCCGTTCCTCCGGCATCCCGGGTGACACGACCGGATTCCACCAGGCGGTTCACTCGCCCGGCCTCGCCGCGCTGGATGAGATCGCCGCCACCTATTCGCTCGAGAACATCCACCAGTTGGCCGAGGCCGGGCGCCAGGTCATCTGGGGCGGGCGCAGTTGGGAATCGCCGCTGGTGTTCGCCTGCGACACCATCCCGGTGGCGCATGACCAGCTCTGGGCCACCGACAGCCGCCGCTCGGAGGCAACCGCCGAGGACCATTTCCAGGTGCCGGGTGAGTTCTGCTCGATGATCAAGGCGATGATCGGCCGGCTGCATGCCGACCGCGACCGCCACATCAAGAAGGTGCTGCATTTCGGATCGGGATGCGAGCCGGTCAACGCGGTGTTCGAACTGGCCCGGCGCGACGGCTACGACATCCACACCATCGAGACCGTCTCGGCCTTCACGCCGGAGGAAAAGCGCCCGCATGCGGTCGCCTTCCTGGTGCGGGAGCTGCATCGGGTGGCGGTGTGGCTGACCGGCCGCCCGGCCGACGAGGACCGGGTGGCCGAGGAGATCCGGCGCAAGAACAGCGTCATCCGCAAGGTGAAGCACCTGGTGGAGCTGCGCGCCGTCCACCCGTTCTATGTGTCGGCCAGCCGGACGCGGCAGATCTTCATGGGATCGATGCACGGCTACGGCGATCTCGACGCCTTCGGTGCCGCCCTCGACCTGCTGATCGGCGAGCTGGAGGCGCTTGAACCGTTGCCGCTGCCACCGTCGTACATTCCGCTGGTGATCGCCGGTGGCGTCGGCAACCAGCGCATCCTCGACGCCATCGAGGAATCGCATGGCGTGATCGTCGGCTGGGTGATGAACGGCACCTATGAGTATCGGGAAGACGTGCCGCCGCTGGAATCGCTCGCCCACTACGTGCTGGACGCACAGGGCCGTGGCGATCTTGGAGAAGCGGTGGGCGCGTCGGTGTCGTACCGGCGCACGCTGGTGGAAGAGGCCGTGCGCCGCACCGGCGCGCGCGGCATCGTGTCCGCCTCGCTGATCGGCTGCCCTTACGCCAGCATGATGCAGCAACTGGAACGCGACCACTTCAAGCAGATCGGGGTGCCGCTGATCGCCATCGACACCGATGTCCATCGGGAGCCGCCCACCGAGGAACAGATCACCCGCATCAAGGCCTTCATGGAAATGCTGGCCTGA
- a CDS encoding methyl-accepting chemotaxis protein — translation MRFLLGMLWAQGPLVIAVGVASGRGIGVVATLWAVSALLATAVWRIDPVGVGTRCTLASALAGMPALFLYLLEAHPWQLDLHMAFFVAVAMASVLACVPALVAATLTVALHHLLLNFLMPQWVFLGGGDFSRVLLHAVILIAESGTLAWMAFTLVRLIQAADAAAAATAAEAGQRAVAERSLAAERQQHEADRTRRQAAMDRHTQDFGTSISGVMGELAGAAEMMRQAADGMTQAAGDVHSQAGGTAEGAVASSRQLTSAAAALEELTASVAEIARQAGIAAQVAQEGVTRADASQGAMRGLTEATGRIGEVAGLISEIASQTNLLALNATIEAARAGEAGRGFAVVAGEVKALAGQTARATAEISGQIEAVRGATGQSVAAMQDVAQIIGRLQEVATVIAAAVNQQSATTRDISGNVQGVTAQARQASEAMQSVLGVSDATEIASRKVLAAAGGIGERTTLLRAEIDNFLAALREDGSNRRRYERIPGNGTMAMLAAAGRGRVTVPVQDISRGGLAVLCDWTLPAGAEVTIELPQAGGEIHARVVRSNGRDLGLVFRQDVATLARVDRVLAGIGGAGMAA, via the coding sequence GTGCGATTCCTTTTGGGCATGCTGTGGGCGCAGGGGCCGCTGGTCATTGCCGTCGGCGTGGCGAGCGGGCGTGGCATCGGCGTGGTCGCGACGCTGTGGGCGGTCTCCGCCCTCCTCGCCACGGCGGTGTGGCGGATCGATCCGGTGGGGGTCGGCACGCGCTGCACACTGGCCTCCGCGCTCGCCGGCATGCCGGCGCTGTTCCTCTATCTGCTGGAAGCCCATCCCTGGCAGCTTGACCTGCACATGGCCTTCTTCGTCGCGGTCGCCATGGCGTCCGTGCTGGCCTGCGTGCCGGCGCTGGTGGCCGCCACGCTCACCGTCGCGCTGCACCACCTGCTGCTGAACTTCCTGATGCCGCAATGGGTGTTCCTGGGCGGCGGCGATTTTTCGCGGGTGCTGTTGCACGCCGTCATCCTGATCGCGGAATCGGGCACGCTGGCCTGGATGGCGTTCACGCTGGTCCGGTTGATCCAGGCCGCCGACGCCGCCGCCGCCGCGACCGCCGCCGAGGCGGGGCAACGCGCTGTGGCCGAGCGCAGCCTCGCCGCCGAGCGCCAGCAGCACGAGGCCGACCGCACCCGCCGCCAGGCGGCGATGGACCGCCACACCCAGGATTTCGGGACCTCGATCTCCGGGGTGATGGGCGAGCTGGCCGGCGCCGCCGAGATGATGCGCCAGGCCGCGGACGGCATGACGCAGGCCGCCGGCGACGTGCACAGCCAGGCCGGGGGCACCGCCGAGGGCGCGGTGGCGTCCTCGCGCCAGCTCACTTCGGCGGCGGCGGCGCTGGAGGAACTGACCGCCAGCGTCGCCGAGATCGCCCGCCAGGCGGGCATCGCCGCGCAGGTGGCGCAGGAAGGGGTGACGCGCGCCGACGCCAGCCAGGGGGCCATGCGCGGCCTGACCGAGGCCACGGGACGGATCGGCGAAGTGGCCGGGCTGATCAGCGAGATCGCGAGCCAGACCAACCTGCTGGCGCTGAATGCCACGATCGAGGCGGCGCGCGCCGGGGAAGCCGGCCGTGGCTTCGCCGTGGTCGCGGGCGAGGTGAAGGCGCTGGCCGGGCAGACCGCGCGCGCCACCGCCGAGATCAGCGGCCAGATCGAGGCGGTGCGCGGCGCCACCGGCCAGTCGGTGGCGGCGATGCAGGACGTGGCGCAGATCATCGGCCGGCTGCAGGAAGTGGCGACGGTGATCGCCGCCGCGGTCAACCAGCAGAGCGCCACCACCCGCGACATCTCCGGCAACGTCCAGGGCGTGACGGCGCAGGCGCGGCAGGCAAGCGAGGCGATGCAGTCGGTGCTCGGCGTCTCCGACGCGACCGAGATCGCGAGCCGCAAGGTGCTGGCCGCCGCCGGCGGGATCGGGGAGCGGACCACGCTGCTGCGCGCCGAGATCGACAATTTCCTTGCCGCCCTGCGCGAGGATGGCAGCAACCGCCGCCGCTACGAACGCATCCCCGGCAACGGCACGATGGCGATGCTGGCGGCCGCCGGGCGCGGGCGCGTCACGGTGCCGGTGCAGGACATCTCGCGCGGCGGGCTGGCGGTGCTGTGCGACTGGACGCTGCCGGCCGGTGCCGAGGTCACGATCGAGCTGCCCCAGGCGGGCGGCGAGATCCATGCCCGGGTGGTGCGGTCGAACGGGCGCGACCTCGGGCTGGTGTTCCGCCAGGACGTGGCCACGCTGGCCCGCGTCGATCGCGTCCTCGCCGGGATCGGCGGCGCGGGCATGGCGGCCTGA
- a CDS encoding hydrogenase small subunit, which translates to MRKPRSVPSTADAMRARAIPRREMLGFCACMATMLGLGPGGGARLAQAMETRPRVPVLWLHGLECTCCSESFIRSGHPQASDIILSMISLDYDDTIMAAAGEQAEAIVEEIIRDYKGGYLLAVEGNVPLAHGGWNCIVGGRTFHSRLEEAARHARAVIAWGTCASFGCVQAARPNPTQATPISRLVSHVPVVNVPGCPPIAEVMTGILSYMLMFDRLPEVDRNLRPKIFYGQRIHDKCYRRAHFDAGQFVEAWDDEGARQGFCLYKMGCRGPTTYNACGATGWNEGLSFPIRSGHGCIGCSEDGFWDRGPFYERLPTLAQFGIESTADGIGAAALAGVGAALGGKVALTAGQGLLRRCRRTAPDADETP; encoded by the coding sequence ATGCGGAAGCCGCGTAGCGTGCCGAGCACCGCCGATGCCATGCGCGCGCGGGCGATCCCGCGCCGCGAGATGCTCGGATTCTGCGCCTGCATGGCGACGATGCTGGGCCTCGGCCCCGGCGGCGGCGCGCGGCTCGCGCAGGCGATGGAGACCCGCCCGCGCGTGCCGGTGCTGTGGCTGCACGGCCTGGAATGCACCTGCTGTTCCGAAAGCTTCATCCGCTCCGGCCATCCGCAGGCTTCCGACATCATCCTGTCGATGATCTCGCTCGACTACGACGACACCATCATGGCCGCCGCGGGCGAGCAGGCGGAGGCGATCGTCGAGGAGATCATCCGCGACTACAAGGGCGGTTACCTGCTGGCGGTGGAAGGCAACGTGCCGCTCGCGCATGGCGGCTGGAACTGCATCGTCGGCGGCCGCACCTTCCACAGCCGGCTGGAGGAAGCGGCTCGCCACGCCCGCGCGGTGATTGCCTGGGGCACCTGCGCCTCGTTCGGCTGCGTGCAGGCCGCCCGCCCGAACCCGACGCAGGCGACGCCGATCTCGCGGCTGGTCAGCCATGTCCCGGTGGTCAACGTGCCCGGATGCCCGCCCATCGCCGAGGTGATGACCGGCATCCTGTCCTACATGCTGATGTTCGACCGGCTGCCGGAAGTCGACCGCAACCTGCGTCCGAAGATCTTCTACGGCCAGCGCATCCACGACAAATGCTACCGCCGCGCCCATTTCGACGCCGGGCAGTTCGTCGAAGCCTGGGATGACGAGGGCGCGCGCCAGGGCTTCTGCCTCTACAAGATGGGCTGCCGCGGCCCGACCACCTACAACGCCTGCGGCGCCACCGGCTGGAACGAGGGGCTGTCCTTTCCCATCCGCTCCGGCCATGGCTGCATCGGCTGTTCCGAGGACGGGTTCTGGGACCGCGGGCCGTTCTACGAGCGGCTGCCGACGCTCGCGCAGTTCGGCATCGAATCCACCGCCGACGGCATCGGTGCCGCCGCCCTGGCCGGCGTCGGCGCGGCGCTCGGTGGCAAGGTGGCGCTCACCGCCGGGCAGGGGCTGCTGCGCCGCTGCCGCCGGACCGCACCGGACGCGGACGAAACGCCATGA
- a CDS encoding radical SAM protein has translation MARFLFGPVNSRRLGRSLGVDLLPFKTCSLDCIYCECGFTTDHTTTRREFVPTDAVIAELDAYLAEAPPPDHVTFSGAGEPTLHAGIGRVIAHLKQRHSRCRVAVLTNGTLLGDPAVRADLALADLVVPSLDGASEAAFGAICRPARGLTVEAVIAGIAAFRRDFAGLLLLEIFIVPGLNDTPAELAALKVAAGRIGPDAIQLNHLDRPAPHPGVAPVSPAALRAIRDSFRPLPVQPVRERGAAEAPPWSDPALQQEILALLQRGPADLHRLSALSGLRTGDLAKILARMTDQGLVRAESGGLFRPVPRVRRPSTPP, from the coding sequence ATGGCACGTTTCCTGTTCGGGCCGGTGAACTCGCGGCGGCTGGGCCGGTCGCTCGGCGTGGACCTGCTGCCGTTCAAGACCTGTTCGCTCGACTGCATCTACTGCGAGTGCGGCTTCACCACCGACCACACCACCACCCGCCGCGAATTCGTCCCGACCGACGCGGTGATCGCCGAACTCGATGCGTATCTGGCCGAGGCGCCGCCGCCCGACCACGTCACCTTCTCGGGCGCGGGCGAGCCGACGCTGCATGCGGGCATCGGCCGTGTCATCGCCCATCTCAAGCAACGGCATTCCCGCTGCCGCGTGGCGGTGCTGACCAACGGCACCCTGCTCGGTGATCCCGCCGTGCGCGCCGATCTCGCTTTGGCTGACCTGGTGGTGCCGTCCCTCGACGGGGCGAGTGAGGCGGCGTTCGGCGCCATCTGCCGGCCCGCCCGTGGCCTCACGGTGGAGGCGGTGATCGCCGGCATCGCCGCCTTCCGCCGCGACTTCGCCGGGCTGCTGCTGCTGGAAATCTTCATCGTGCCCGGCCTCAACGACACTCCCGCCGAACTGGCCGCGCTGAAGGTGGCGGCCGGCCGCATCGGGCCCGATGCCATCCAGCTCAATCACCTCGACCGGCCGGCGCCGCATCCGGGCGTGGCGCCGGTGAGTCCGGCGGCGCTGCGGGCGATCCGTGACAGCTTCCGGCCGCTGCCGGTGCAGCCGGTGCGGGAGCGTGGCGCCGCCGAGGCGCCCCCCTGGAGCGACCCGGCGCTGCAGCAGGAGATCCTGGCCCTGCTGCAACGGGGGCCGGCCGACCTGCACCGGCTGTCGGCGCTGAGCGGCCTGCGCACGGGCGATCTCGCGAAGATCCTGGCCCGCATGACGGACCAGGGCCTGGTGCGGGCGGAGAGCGGCGGCCTGTTCCGGCCGGTGCCCCGCGTCAGGCGGCCCTCGACGCCGCCCTGA
- a CDS encoding methyl-accepting chemotaxis protein codes for MTIVTRLFTAFGAMFLVVLLAGGIALYQATALNDAATAITEDSVPTLRIVNDMARALERFRAVQASYLLAPTAERLSDLKGLLNEARTEFTTGRRAYEASIDPGIEANRIVPAIDAAWRDYTAATARLEDNQLDQVTATRIYNVDTAPAFRHLRATVQASLDYNQRTGTASTEAIRATFRQTVWLIGGTTLLAALLAIASAVWMNTNVIARIVRLSGTTRQLSRRDYAFDLPCAARDDEIGELARAIGECRTGLQEADALAAAQTAGQAAQSERAGRLDTLTRSFEANAGQMVGGLSSAATLLNTTAQSLSDATGRTAERATTVSSAAEQADANIQTVAAAAEELASSVSEISRQVSQSTAAADKAADDARQTGTIVRSLAEGAERIGKVVELISGIAGQTNLLALNATIEAARAGEAGRGFAVVASEVKTLASQTAKATEDITVQVGQIQVATREAVAAIEAIAGAIGQVSQTTALIAASVEEQGATTQAIARNAQQMAAGAREVTHSIADVDRAAKDAGSGANNVLGAARDLSRQAEGLNREIGSFLAGVRAASRAA; via the coding sequence ATGACAATCGTCACCCGGCTCTTCACTGCCTTCGGCGCGATGTTCCTCGTGGTCCTCCTGGCCGGCGGCATCGCGCTGTACCAGGCGACGGCGCTGAACGATGCCGCCACCGCGATCACCGAGGACTCCGTCCCGACGCTGCGGATCGTCAACGACATGGCCCGGGCGCTCGAACGCTTCCGGGCGGTGCAGGCTTCCTACCTGCTGGCCCCAACCGCCGAACGCCTGTCCGACCTGAAGGGCCTGCTGAACGAGGCCCGCACCGAATTCACCACCGGCCGCCGCGCCTACGAGGCCTCCATCGACCCCGGCATCGAGGCGAACCGGATCGTTCCGGCCATCGACGCCGCCTGGCGCGACTACACGGCGGCGACCGCACGGCTGGAGGACAACCAGCTCGACCAGGTCACGGCGACCAGGATCTACAACGTCGACACGGCGCCGGCCTTCCGCCATCTGCGCGCCACCGTGCAGGCCTCGCTCGACTACAACCAGCGGACCGGGACAGCAAGCACCGAGGCCATCCGCGCCACGTTCCGCCAGACCGTCTGGCTGATCGGCGGCACCACCCTGCTCGCCGCCCTGCTCGCCATCGCCTCGGCCGTCTGGATGAACACCAACGTCATCGCCCGGATCGTGCGGCTGTCGGGCACCACGCGCCAGCTCAGCCGCCGCGACTATGCCTTCGACCTGCCCTGCGCCGCGCGCGACGACGAAATCGGCGAACTGGCGCGGGCCATCGGCGAGTGCCGCACCGGGCTGCAGGAGGCCGACGCACTGGCGGCCGCCCAGACCGCCGGGCAGGCCGCGCAGTCCGAGCGGGCAGGCCGGCTGGACACGCTGACCCGCAGCTTCGAGGCGAATGCGGGGCAGATGGTGGGCGGCCTGTCCTCGGCGGCGACACTGCTCAACACCACCGCGCAATCGCTCTCCGACGCCACCGGGCGCACGGCCGAGCGCGCCACGACGGTGAGCAGCGCGGCCGAGCAGGCTGACGCCAACATCCAGACGGTTGCCGCCGCGGCCGAGGAACTTGCCAGTTCGGTCAGCGAGATCTCCCGCCAGGTCAGCCAGTCCACCGCCGCCGCGGACAAGGCGGCGGACGATGCCCGGCAGACCGGCACCATCGTCCGCTCGCTCGCCGAGGGCGCCGAGCGCATCGGCAAGGTCGTCGAGCTGATCAGCGGCATCGCCGGCCAGACCAACCTGCTGGCGCTGAACGCGACGATCGAGGCGGCACGGGCGGGCGAGGCCGGACGGGGCTTCGCCGTGGTGGCCTCCGAGGTGAAGACGCTGGCCTCGCAGACCGCCAAGGCCACCGAGGACATCACCGTGCAGGTCGGGCAGATCCAGGTGGCGACCCGCGAGGCCGTCGCCGCCATCGAGGCGATCGCCGGCGCCATCGGCCAGGTCAGCCAGACCACGGCGCTGATCGCCGCCTCGGTCGAGGAACAGGGGGCCACCACGCAGGCGATCGCGCGCAACGCGCAGCAGATGGCGGCGGGCGCGCGGGAAGTGACCCACAGCATCGCCGATGTGGACCGCGCGGCGAAGGACGCGGGCAGCGGCGCCAACAACGTGCTCGGTGCCGCCCGCGACCTCTCGCGCCAGGCCGAGGGGCTGAACCGTGAGATCGGGTCCTTCCTCGCCGGGGTCAGGGCGGCGTCGAGGGCCGCCTGA
- a CDS encoding class I SAM-dependent methyltransferase — MSQDSVTDHRHAAPPRAVETFPERFRGAAGFYTSGRPAYPQRLARRVATLVGGLEQGRVLDLGTGPGFLAIDFAPLAGAVIGVDPEPAMLAAAERNAAAAAAGRRIRFLPGTGETLDPGLAPLRLVTIGRAFHWMDRPRTLAVLDRLVAPRGAVALFGTAYPDVPENAWVPAFQAVLDRYDDADPARTHLRTARNHDAELLASTFGHLERVAVLERRRTPLARLVDRAFSFGKVWGDQPDRLPPTLAEEVRAALAPHAVEGSITEVVEGRATIAWRPGEID; from the coding sequence ATGTCCCAGGACAGCGTCACCGATCACCGGCATGCGGCCCCCCCGCGCGCGGTCGAGACCTTCCCGGAGCGCTTCCGCGGTGCCGCCGGCTTCTACACCTCCGGACGCCCGGCCTATCCGCAGCGCCTTGCCCGCCGCGTCGCCACGCTGGTGGGCGGGCTGGAACAGGGCCGGGTGCTCGACCTCGGCACCGGCCCGGGCTTCCTCGCCATCGACTTCGCCCCCCTGGCCGGCGCGGTGATCGGCGTCGATCCGGAACCGGCCATGCTGGCGGCGGCCGAACGCAACGCCGCCGCTGCCGCCGCCGGCCGGCGCATCCGCTTCCTCCCCGGCACCGGCGAGACGCTCGATCCGGGGCTCGCGCCGTTGCGGCTGGTGACGATCGGCCGGGCCTTCCACTGGATGGACCGGCCGCGCACCCTGGCGGTGCTCGACCGCCTGGTGGCGCCGCGGGGGGCGGTGGCGCTGTTCGGCACCGCCTATCCCGACGTGCCCGAGAATGCCTGGGTGCCGGCCTTCCAGGCGGTGCTGGATCGCTACGACGATGCCGATCCCGCCCGCACCCATCTGCGCACCGCCCGCAACCACGACGCCGAATTGCTGGCCTCCACGTTCGGCCACCTGGAACGGGTCGCCGTGCTGGAACGGCGGCGCACCCCGCTGGCGCGGCTGGTCGACCGGGCCTTTTCCTTCGGCAAGGTGTGGGGCGACCAGCCGGACCGGCTGCCGCCCACCCTGGCCGAAGAGGTGCGGGCGGCCCTGGCCCCGCATGCGGTGGAGGGCAGCATCACCGAGGTGGTGGAAGGCCGCGCCACCATCGCCTGGCGCCCCGGCGAGATCGACTGA